One stretch of Candidatus Korarchaeota archaeon NZ13-K DNA includes these proteins:
- a CDS encoding cystathionine gamma-synthase family protein (catalyzes the formation of cystathionine from L-cysteine and O-succinyl-L-homoserine): MSIFHPIEVPIYMTATFQNPLPSGESSVSDRGKELKYSREENPTVRELEHEIARLDGFKDCLAFNSGMAAISTLLLANRRRRIVVNIDSYSATVSLALSLRELGFDVELRGTDELSSIPQGSLVLTESITNPMLRVPDLHALSEICRDSNSSLAVDNTLATPVLLRPAHLSQYSVQSTTKYISGTNDVFGGVISGDDLSELWEWRRRLGNIMDPLRAFMTSRGLITLELRVRRHSENAIMIARWLQDHERVEEVIYPGLESHRDHMIARRLFGNLFGGVISFRIRGDARRFLINLRRVRPATSFGAYRSLATIPRASIASNLPPDLVERMGIDEKLVRLSVGLEDPEVLMEDLDAALRSS, from the coding sequence ATGTCGATCTTCCATCCGATAGAGGTCCCCATATATATGACGGCCACTTTCCAGAATCCTCTACCGTCCGGGGAGTCCAGCGTCTCGGATAGGGGTAAGGAGCTGAAGTACTCGCGGGAGGAGAACCCGACCGTGAGGGAGCTGGAGCATGAGATAGCCAGGCTTGACGGATTCAAGGATTGCCTAGCGTTCAACAGCGGGATGGCGGCAATATCAACACTACTCCTTGCGAATCGTAGGAGGAGAATAGTGGTCAATATAGACTCCTACTCAGCAACTGTGAGCCTGGCCCTGAGTCTGAGGGAACTGGGATTCGACGTAGAGCTGCGCGGGACCGATGAGCTGAGTAGCATCCCCCAAGGATCCCTGGTCCTCACAGAATCGATAACCAACCCGATGCTCAGGGTACCGGATCTGCATGCCCTGAGCGAGATCTGCAGGGACTCCAACTCCTCCCTGGCTGTGGATAATACGCTGGCCACCCCCGTATTGCTCAGGCCAGCTCATCTCTCGCAATACTCAGTTCAGAGCACGACAAAGTACATCTCTGGGACCAATGACGTATTCGGTGGTGTCATCTCCGGTGATGATCTCTCAGAACTTTGGGAATGGAGAAGGAGATTGGGAAACATAATGGATCCGCTGAGGGCCTTCATGACCTCCAGAGGTCTGATCACACTCGAGTTGAGGGTCAGAAGGCACTCCGAGAATGCGATTATGATAGCTAGGTGGCTTCAGGATCATGAGAGGGTAGAGGAGGTCATTTATCCGGGACTGGAGAGCCACAGGGATCACATGATCGCGAGGAGGCTTTTCGGCAACCTCTTCGGGGGGGTTATCTCCTTCAGGATCAGGGGAGATGCCAGGAGATTCCTGATCAACCTGAGGAGGGTGAGGCCGGCGACTAGCTTCGGTGCCTACAGGTCGCTGGCAACGATACCGAGGGCATCAATCGCCTCGAACCTCCCGCCGGACCTCGTCGAGAGGATGGGGATAGATGAAAAATTGGTGAGGTTGTCCGTGGGTCTGGAGGACCCGGAGGTCCTGATGGAGGACCTGGACGCGGCCCTGAGGAGCTCTTAG
- a CDS encoding DUF1641 domain-containing protein yields MIGMSESLKHLEEILSDEKRAEGLKTFLDRIDSLNHLLDRLELFIGSGMVDELLGMLFSLMALERAFMKEEMIEELAELSGRLTFLISPRCMSELRDALDSKERLGLLGLLRKLRDPDVQRGLAIMMDVLKVIGKCNKECQARRE; encoded by the coding sequence GTGATTGGTATGAGTGAGAGCTTGAAGCATTTGGAGGAGATCCTGTCGGATGAGAAGAGGGCTGAGGGACTGAAGACATTTTTGGATAGGATTGATAGCCTCAATCACCTCCTGGACAGGCTCGAGCTCTTCATAGGATCGGGGATGGTGGATGAGCTCCTAGGCATGCTGTTCTCACTCATGGCCCTGGAGAGGGCCTTCATGAAGGAGGAGATGATAGAGGAGCTCGCAGAGCTATCCGGAAGACTGACTTTCTTGATCTCCCCGAGGTGCATGTCCGAGCTGAGGGATGCCCTTGATAGCAAGGAGAGACTCGGCTTGCTGGGCCTCCTAAGGAAGCTCAGGGATCCTGACGTCCAGAGGGGGCTCGCCATAATGATGGATGTCCTCAAGGTGATAGGGAAGTGCAATAAGGAGTGTCAGGCCAGGAGGGAGTAG
- a CDS encoding NAD(P)/FAD-dependent oxidoreductase, which produces MPKKLLIVGGGDGGTILANRLARRVKRDDLEIEVIDKEETHFYQPGFLFVAFGEADRRSISKQRARLYSPGVRFTRAEVRRIDLGRREVELKDGGRKSYDYLVIATGSALNYDDIPGFKEGANHIWTLEDAERLHQALKNFKGGSVVIGVGGLTYKCPVAPLEIAFLTDEFLRSRGLREKSEIKFVSPLERPYGPRLLNRVIVESMKERGIEPVTFFTVDSIDPQRREVHSLEGDSLKYDMLILSPPHRGAEVILNSGIGDDEGWIPVDRHYLRIRDYDDAFAIGDATNLPVPKTGVIAHFEASTVADNLYYELRGMERRSMFDGQSFCIIEMGREQASAQVSNYYYTEAPGLIPTRVLHLAKLSMNTMYWTCILGGYI; this is translated from the coding sequence ATGCCCAAAAAGCTCCTGATAGTTGGAGGGGGAGATGGAGGAACCATACTGGCTAACAGGCTGGCCAGGAGAGTTAAGCGCGATGATCTTGAGATAGAGGTGATAGATAAGGAAGAGACGCACTTCTATCAGCCCGGGTTCCTCTTCGTGGCCTTCGGCGAGGCTGATAGGAGGAGCATAAGTAAACAGAGGGCCAGGCTTTACTCCCCGGGGGTCAGGTTCACAAGGGCTGAGGTTAGGAGGATAGATCTGGGCAGGAGGGAGGTGGAGCTGAAGGACGGTGGGAGGAAGTCTTATGACTACCTAGTGATAGCCACCGGATCCGCTCTAAACTATGATGACATACCGGGGTTCAAGGAGGGGGCCAATCACATATGGACATTGGAGGATGCCGAGAGACTCCATCAGGCCCTAAAGAACTTCAAGGGAGGGAGTGTTGTGATCGGCGTGGGCGGGCTCACCTACAAGTGCCCAGTGGCACCATTGGAGATCGCATTCCTGACCGATGAGTTCCTGAGATCCAGGGGACTTAGGGAGAAGAGCGAGATAAAGTTCGTCTCCCCCTTGGAGAGGCCCTACGGCCCTAGGCTCCTGAACAGAGTGATAGTTGAGAGTATGAAGGAGAGGGGAATAGAGCCCGTGACCTTCTTCACGGTGGATAGCATAGATCCTCAGAGGAGGGAGGTCCACTCGCTTGAGGGGGATAGCCTCAAGTACGACATGCTGATACTCTCCCCACCTCACAGGGGGGCGGAGGTCATCCTCAACTCCGGTATAGGAGATGATGAGGGATGGATCCCGGTGGATAGGCACTACCTGAGGATAAGGGATTATGATGACGCCTTCGCCATAGGAGATGCCACAAATCTACCTGTGCCGAAGACCGGGGTCATAGCGCACTTCGAGGCCTCCACCGTGGCGGACAATCTTTACTACGAGCTGAGGGGGATGGAGAGGAGATCAATGTTCGATGGGCAGAGCTTCTGCATAATAGAGATGGGGAGGGAACAGGCCTCGGCTCAGGTTTCGAACTACTACTACACGGAGGCCCCGGGCCTCATACCAACGAGGGTGCTTCACCTGGCGAAGCTCTCGATGAACACGATGTATTGGACCTGCATACTGGGCGGTTACATATGA